The following are encoded in a window of Paenibacillus polymyxa genomic DNA:
- the cspD gene encoding cold-shock protein CspD, protein MQTGTVKWFNAEKGFGFIEVEGGSDVFVHFSAIQGDGFKSLDEGQRVEFNVVEGNRGPQAENVVKL, encoded by the coding sequence ATGCAAACAGGTACAGTAAAATGGTTTAACGCAGAAAAAGGTTTTGGTTTCATCGAGGTTGAAGGTGGAAGCGACGTATTCGTACACTTCTCCGCAATCCAAGGCGACGGCTTCAAATCTTTGGACGAAGGCCAACGCGTAGAATTCAACGTAGTTGAAGGAAACCGTGGACCACAAGCTGAGAACGTTGTAAAACTGTAA
- a CDS encoding GNAT family N-acetyltransferase, producing MKINKQEFDVQGIHYTIRSAIIQDAKNLSEIRLLIDGETENLDREKGEAFISTSGFEQLIESDTENNRNLFLVAVVHDKIVGFSRCEGHVLSRFSHKVEFGVCVLKDFWGYGIGTNLLKKSISWADSNGIKKITLQVLETNDKAIELYKKHGFEIEGLLKNDKVLSDGKYYNTIIMGRFHK from the coding sequence ATGAAAATAAATAAACAGGAATTTGATGTGCAAGGAATACACTATACGATCAGATCAGCCATAATTCAAGATGCGAAGAATTTGTCTGAAATCCGCTTGCTGATTGATGGAGAAACTGAAAATTTAGATAGAGAGAAGGGAGAAGCGTTTATAAGTACATCCGGTTTTGAACAGCTCATTGAATCAGATACAGAGAATAACAGAAACCTATTTTTAGTTGCGGTAGTTCATGATAAAATCGTCGGATTTTCAAGATGTGAGGGCCATGTTCTGAGCAGATTCTCTCATAAAGTTGAATTCGGCGTATGTGTACTAAAGGATTTTTGGGGTTACGGGATCGGGACGAATCTTTTAAAAAAATCTATTTCCTGGGCTGACTCCAATGGCATCAAGAAAATAACTCTACAAGTTTTGGAAACGAATGATAAAGCCATTGAGCTTTATAAAAAACATGGATTTGAAATCGAAGGGTTATTAAAAAACGATAAGGTTCTTTCAGATGGAAAATACTACAACACCATAATCATGGGGAGATTTCATAAATAA
- a CDS encoding ABC transporter ATP-binding protein, whose product MTESVVVANHLVKQYGSKKALDQLDVIIPAGRIVGVLGPNGCGKSSFFRAITGLIQPDGGELQVLGRQPGWETNRDISYLPDRARWYPHHTVQQTLEWGKSFLPGFNIKDAYKLADHMDVELELKMTGLSRGQEARVLLILCLAREVPIMILDEPFAGIDVLSREAIVAGIIDYLEGRQQSILISTHDIQEVEGLFDYTVMMDRGRIIWSGDSDDLRAEHGSLNQVFRNLYKKEWKA is encoded by the coding sequence ATGACGGAGTCTGTTGTGGTTGCGAATCATCTGGTGAAGCAATACGGCAGTAAAAAAGCACTGGATCAATTAGATGTCATCATTCCGGCAGGACGTATTGTAGGCGTGCTTGGACCCAATGGCTGTGGGAAGTCCAGCTTCTTTCGAGCAATCACCGGATTGATTCAGCCAGATGGGGGCGAGCTTCAGGTGTTGGGCCGACAGCCTGGTTGGGAAACCAACCGGGATATATCCTATCTTCCTGACCGGGCACGCTGGTACCCCCATCATACAGTTCAGCAGACGCTGGAATGGGGGAAGTCTTTTTTGCCTGGTTTCAATATAAAAGATGCGTATAAACTTGCTGATCATATGGACGTCGAGCTGGAACTTAAAATGACTGGGCTGAGTCGCGGACAGGAGGCACGTGTGCTACTGATTTTATGTCTGGCACGTGAGGTTCCAATCATGATCCTAGATGAGCCGTTTGCGGGTATTGATGTCCTCTCCAGAGAGGCCATTGTAGCCGGGATTATTGATTATTTGGAGGGGCGGCAGCAGTCGATACTCATTAGCACGCATGATATTCAGGAAGTGGAAGGCTTGTTTGACTACACGGTCATGATGGACCGCGGACGGATCATATGGTCTGGTGATTCGGATGATCTGCGTGCAGAGCATGGCTCGCTGAATCAGGTGTTCCGCAATTTGTACAAAAAGGAGTGGAAGGCGTGA
- a CDS encoding GntR family transcriptional regulator gives MEEQRVGSFRFLIDFSQPLYEQILNQVRSSIAKGEIEMGSKMPSVRDLAQELRMNPNTVMRAYQELERDGLTEKRRGLGTYVTSSGERIASFREQLAITYIDQFLGQMSSLGLSWEDVQQYIRSKQDGNGKEGGDKA, from the coding sequence ATGGAAGAACAACGGGTTGGCTCGTTCCGATTTTTAATTGACTTTAGCCAGCCATTATATGAACAAATATTAAATCAAGTACGAAGCTCCATTGCTAAAGGGGAGATCGAAATGGGAAGCAAAATGCCATCTGTTCGTGATTTAGCGCAGGAATTACGCATGAATCCGAATACCGTGATGCGGGCATATCAGGAGCTGGAGCGGGACGGATTGACTGAGAAGCGGCGCGGGTTAGGCACTTATGTTACTTCGTCCGGTGAACGGATTGCCAGCTTTCGGGAACAATTGGCTATAACATATATAGATCAGTTTCTCGGACAGATGAGTAGCCTGGGGTTATCGTGGGAAGATGTACAGCAGTATATACGAAGCAAACAGGACGGAAATGGCAAGGAAGGAGGCGATAAGGCATGA
- a CDS encoding LamG-like jellyroll fold domain-containing protein, with the protein MKQSFVRKVTAASLAGALLLPASLVGAEPTLHSDTDGIQNVGQTSLQAQDLENFSIQSKKAVSFKETSVHDPSILKVKDTFYIFGSHLAAAKSKDLMNWDTIATGVANGNALIPNVKDELKEALDWAQTDTLWAADVIQLADGKFYMYYNACKGDSPRSAMGLAVADKIEGPYKNKGIFLKSGMWDQPSEDGTIYDATKHPNAVDPDTFYDKNGKLWMVYGSYSGGIFILQMDEKTGKPLPGQGYGKKLTGGNHARMEGPYIQYSPQTDYYYLFLSYGGLSADGGYNLRVARSKTPDGPFYDAEGNDMIKVKANPDKPLFDDASIEPYGVKLIGNYLIPREIGDPGTGLGAGYVSPGHNSAYYDPKTKKHFVIFHSRFPGRGEQYEVRVHEMFMNADGWPVVAPYRYSGDEDSLKKLSEKDVLGQYSYVNHGKEISANIKQAVNVSLDSGGKLSGGVNGTWKLGAGNQLEITAEGTKYKGVFLQHRHPDTGAKTLAFTALSSKGVAVWGSLKPDLKASKIVAAVQKDLSLGDTSNVLYNLTLPTQAAQDTTISWESTHPESISVTGEVYRPEAGSQPVTVTLTATIKKDKATAKKSFTATVPGQAQGPQLARYSWSEDQGTSVVDSTYNQFDGKTYGGAAWDKDGKLGGALVLNGKDGYVQLPATVTDAKDFTFSAWVNWKGGAAWQRIFDFGNGQARHMFLTPSQGSGVLQFTIHEGTDQSLLSKSSLPLNQWTHVAVTLEGNTGKLYVNGEEVAVNDSITFNPDELLTSEAYLGKSRFAADAYFNGSLDEVQLYNKALTAEEIKALAEL; encoded by the coding sequence ATGAAGCAATCATTTGTTCGTAAAGTAACGGCAGCTTCACTCGCAGGTGCGCTGTTGTTGCCTGCTTCTTTGGTAGGCGCGGAGCCAACACTCCATTCAGATACAGATGGAATTCAAAATGTAGGGCAAACTTCCCTTCAAGCTCAAGACCTGGAAAACTTTTCAATTCAAAGTAAAAAGGCTGTCTCTTTCAAGGAGACTTCCGTACATGATCCATCCATTCTGAAAGTGAAAGACACATTTTACATTTTTGGCTCACATCTGGCGGCTGCCAAGTCCAAAGACCTTATGAATTGGGATACGATTGCTACAGGAGTGGCGAATGGTAATGCATTGATTCCCAATGTCAAAGATGAATTAAAGGAAGCACTGGATTGGGCGCAGACGGACACGCTGTGGGCAGCTGATGTCATTCAACTGGCAGATGGCAAGTTCTATATGTATTATAACGCTTGCAAGGGTGACTCCCCGCGTTCAGCGATGGGCCTAGCAGTTGCTGATAAAATTGAAGGGCCTTATAAGAATAAAGGAATTTTTCTAAAATCCGGCATGTGGGACCAACCGAGTGAGGATGGAACGATCTATGATGCAACCAAGCATCCGAATGCCGTGGACCCGGACACCTTTTATGATAAAAACGGCAAGCTGTGGATGGTATATGGCTCTTACTCTGGAGGCATTTTTATTTTGCAGATGGATGAAAAAACAGGGAAGCCGCTCCCTGGTCAAGGCTACGGGAAAAAGCTGACAGGCGGTAACCATGCTCGTATGGAAGGGCCATACATACAATACAGTCCGCAAACGGACTACTATTACTTGTTCCTGTCCTATGGTGGATTGTCAGCAGATGGCGGATACAACTTGCGGGTGGCTCGGTCCAAAACACCGGATGGCCCTTTCTACGATGCTGAAGGCAATGATATGATCAAGGTCAAGGCAAATCCTGATAAACCACTTTTTGATGACGCTTCCATTGAACCATACGGTGTCAAACTGATAGGTAATTACCTGATTCCAAGAGAAATTGGTGATCCGGGTACTGGACTGGGTGCAGGCTATGTGTCGCCCGGACACAACTCGGCTTATTATGATCCCAAGACGAAAAAGCATTTTGTCATTTTCCATTCCCGTTTCCCGGGGAGAGGCGAACAGTATGAAGTGCGGGTACATGAAATGTTCATGAACGCTGACGGTTGGCCTGTGGTTGCACCTTATCGTTATTCGGGAGATGAGGATTCACTGAAAAAGCTGTCAGAAAAGGATGTCCTCGGTCAATATTCGTATGTAAATCACGGGAAGGAAATTTCGGCAAATATTAAGCAAGCCGTTAACGTCAGTCTGGATAGCGGCGGCAAGCTGTCTGGTGGAGTGAACGGTACATGGAAGTTGGGGGCAGGCAATCAGCTGGAAATTACAGCAGAGGGTACGAAGTACAAAGGCGTATTCCTGCAGCACCGTCATCCAGACACAGGTGCCAAGACGCTTGCTTTTACCGCGTTGTCCTCAAAGGGTGTTGCGGTATGGGGTTCGCTAAAGCCTGACCTGAAGGCCAGCAAGATTGTAGCTGCTGTGCAGAAGGATCTGAGCCTGGGCGATACGAGCAATGTTCTTTATAATCTGACGCTACCTACTCAAGCAGCACAAGATACCACTATTTCATGGGAGTCCACCCACCCGGAGAGTATTTCTGTGACAGGTGAAGTATACCGTCCAGAAGCCGGTTCTCAGCCTGTAACAGTTACATTGACGGCGACCATCAAAAAGGACAAAGCCACAGCTAAGAAAAGTTTTACAGCCACTGTTCCCGGACAGGCGCAAGGTCCTCAGCTTGCACGCTATTCGTGGAGTGAAGATCAAGGAACTTCGGTTGTCGACAGCACATACAATCAATTCGATGGTAAGACCTATGGTGGTGCCGCATGGGATAAAGACGGGAAGCTTGGCGGTGCTCTTGTCCTGAACGGCAAGGATGGTTACGTGCAGCTACCAGCGACGGTAACGGATGCGAAGGATTTTACCTTTTCCGCTTGGGTGAACTGGAAGGGCGGTGCAGCTTGGCAACGGATTTTTGACTTTGGCAACGGCCAAGCCCGGCATATGTTCCTCACCCCTTCCCAAGGAAGTGGTGTGCTCCAGTTTACAATCCATGAGGGTACGGATCAAAGCTTGCTTTCCAAATCATCATTACCTCTAAACCAGTGGACGCATGTAGCGGTTACACTGGAAGGGAATACAGGGAAGTTGTATGTAAATGGTGAGGAAGTAGCTGTTAATGACAGCATTACCTTCAATCCCGATGAGTTGCTGACGAGCGAGGCTTATCTCGGCAAAAGCCGTTTTGCCGCCGATGCTTACTTCAATGGCAGCCTGGATGAAGTTCAATTGTATAACAAAGCGCTGACAGCAGAGGAAATTAAAGCACTGGCAGAATTGTAG
- a CDS encoding CcdC protein domain-containing protein yields the protein MTTIFIYVLMAVLVGLMIWLRTKRRRGPVKGNGIRILLPLFIAFPLMMMSVYQLMHIPGQTYALPAFWELLVAGLLGALFGYVILLHTAYERRDDGLIYPKPNQYFKYIIIAIILIRVVLTQYLSSLGTTEISMLAITMALVYISIWRIGSFIKFRRTLSV from the coding sequence ATGACGACGATATTTATATATGTATTGATGGCTGTTCTGGTGGGGCTGATGATCTGGCTAAGGACCAAGAGACGAAGGGGACCGGTAAAAGGAAACGGAATCCGGATTCTGCTCCCCTTGTTTATCGCATTCCCGCTTATGATGATGTCTGTGTACCAATTAATGCATATTCCCGGTCAAACGTACGCGCTCCCCGCCTTTTGGGAACTGCTGGTTGCCGGGCTACTAGGGGCTCTGTTTGGCTATGTTATCTTGCTGCATACGGCGTATGAAAGACGGGATGACGGTCTTATTTATCCCAAGCCGAACCAATATTTTAAATATATTATTATCGCTATTATCTTGATTCGCGTCGTTTTGACCCAGTATCTCAGTAGTTTGGGTACGACCGAAATTAGCATGCTGGCAATTACGATGGCGCTGGTGTATATCTCAATCTGGCGAATCGGGAGCTTTATCAAGTTTCGGAGAACGTTATCCGTATAA
- a CDS encoding ABC-2 transporter permease, giving the protein MNSSGLFKDLIRHEFRNKGSWRKQSRNRLPRSWRLVYFSLFLIAAFAISLYFALHNQLELTRLWYVTLGLPYMIIFMGVGSLRREWENDTYGWWLTLPYPRIWLISAKWIAAILQTMVVISLLFVVGSLYALFISSTIQPYTFADAASFIVAGLNWFVMIIAFTPLVIALGLLTASTKYSTLRPLNPILWILLMGGGSVFYWSGDQGLYEQFDHAQTGQWFPFTWHFPIAVLMSWIVAYVLIRLSAYLLEKKLSI; this is encoded by the coding sequence GTGAATTCATCAGGGCTGTTCAAAGATTTGATACGCCATGAATTTCGAAATAAAGGAAGCTGGAGAAAGCAAAGTCGCAATCGACTACCGAGATCGTGGAGACTCGTGTATTTCTCATTATTTCTAATTGCGGCGTTCGCTATTTCCTTGTACTTCGCACTTCACAACCAGCTCGAATTGACAAGGCTGTGGTATGTCACCCTGGGCCTGCCGTACATGATCATTTTTATGGGTGTGGGAAGTTTGAGAAGAGAATGGGAAAATGACACCTACGGATGGTGGCTGACCCTTCCCTATCCGCGCATATGGCTGATTAGCGCCAAATGGATTGCGGCTATTTTACAAACCATGGTCGTAATATCGCTTTTGTTTGTGGTGGGTTCTCTGTACGCGTTGTTCATCTCATCAACCATACAGCCTTATACGTTTGCGGATGCAGCGTCTTTTATTGTAGCCGGATTGAACTGGTTTGTGATGATTATCGCCTTCACACCGTTGGTTATTGCGCTGGGTCTATTGACGGCCAGTACCAAATACAGCACCTTGCGGCCGCTTAACCCGATACTGTGGATTCTTTTGATGGGTGGCGGGAGTGTCTTTTATTGGTCGGGCGATCAGGGGCTTTATGAGCAGTTTGACCATGCTCAAACAGGACAATGGTTTCCATTTACCTGGCATTTCCCGATTGCGGTGTTGATGAGTTGGATTGTTGCGTATGTATTAATCCGCTTGAGCGCGTATCTGCTGGAGAAAAAACTGTCGATTTAG
- a CDS encoding LacI family DNA-binding transcriptional regulator: protein MVSIKDIAKQAGVSISTVSYALNGSDKVTEETCARILAIAKELNYVPNAAARNLKKRQTKIIGVFLTDFRGDVYGDLLYGIKEILNRKGYDLIVCSGKQSHRMLPERMIDGAIVLDQTFDSQELLNYAERGHKIVVLDRELNHPNINQVLLDNKAGAALAIEHLLELGHRKLYVVTGPEGSYDSWQRMQAVKQTIERSGVAEMIEIDGDFEKSGGEQAAEIILQQHVSPGSEPVAVFCLNDEMAVGLYNRMAQSELTIGKDIHIVGFDNIELAQYIQPRLTTIDYSKRKWGAVAAEQVLKIIAGEDVEHERLYVTLVQRESAGAALITQDQQNL, encoded by the coding sequence GTGGTCAGCATTAAAGATATCGCCAAACAGGCGGGCGTTTCCATATCTACCGTTTCATATGCCTTGAATGGTAGCGATAAGGTAACAGAAGAAACTTGCGCACGTATTTTAGCCATTGCCAAAGAGCTTAACTATGTGCCCAATGCCGCCGCACGTAATCTCAAGAAAAGGCAGACCAAAATTATTGGCGTTTTCCTAACTGATTTCCGTGGAGACGTTTATGGAGATTTACTGTATGGCATCAAGGAAATTTTGAACCGCAAGGGCTATGATCTCATCGTATGCAGCGGTAAGCAGTCTCACCGAATGCTGCCGGAACGCATGATCGACGGCGCCATTGTGCTGGATCAGACGTTTGATAGTCAGGAGCTACTGAACTACGCCGAGCGAGGACATAAAATTGTCGTGTTGGACCGTGAACTGAATCATCCTAACATTAACCAGGTGCTGCTGGATAACAAAGCGGGCGCCGCTCTCGCAATCGAACATTTATTAGAATTGGGACACCGTAAGCTATATGTGGTTACCGGACCAGAAGGTTCTTACGATTCATGGCAACGGATGCAGGCGGTCAAGCAGACCATTGAGCGTAGCGGCGTGGCTGAAATGATCGAAATTGACGGCGATTTTGAGAAATCGGGCGGTGAACAGGCGGCTGAGATCATTTTGCAGCAACACGTTAGCCCGGGTTCGGAACCTGTAGCCGTATTTTGTCTCAATGATGAAATGGCAGTGGGCTTGTACAATCGAATGGCTCAGTCAGAGCTGACGATTGGCAAGGATATTCATATCGTCGGCTTTGATAATATCGAGCTGGCGCAATATATTCAGCCCCGTCTGACAACGATTGACTATTCCAAGCGTAAATGGGGCGCTGTAGCTGCCGAACAAGTTCTCAAAATCATTGCTGGGGAAGACGTGGAGCATGAACGTTTATACGTTACGCTTGTCCAAAGAGAATCGGCAGGCGCAGCACTCATCACCCAAGATCAACAGAATCTGTGA
- a CDS encoding alpha/beta fold hydrolase translates to MGYYIEVERGVKLYVEDIGEGIPVLMVHGWPLDHRMYEYQVALLPAYGYRCIQVDLRGFGKSDRPWHGYNYDRLADDLLAVMQALQLSQVRLIGFSMGGAVVTRYMSRHRGFGVNQLILIGAATPRFTPTSDFPYGTPVTEVDKLIKQAYTDRPQLVTSFGEMLFANPVSQSLRDWLRDQGFAASVHSMACTLYSLRDSDLRPDLPCIHVPTWILHGKLDRVCPFPLAVQTQKGIAGSKLIPFERSGHGVFYEALPEFNSILLSILAPSYTP, encoded by the coding sequence ATGGGATATTATATTGAGGTGGAACGCGGCGTGAAGCTGTATGTTGAGGATATTGGAGAAGGCATCCCTGTTCTGATGGTGCACGGCTGGCCGCTGGATCACCGAATGTACGAATACCAGGTCGCCTTGTTGCCTGCTTACGGGTATCGCTGTATTCAGGTTGATCTTAGAGGGTTCGGCAAGTCTGATCGACCATGGCATGGATACAATTACGATCGATTGGCGGACGATCTGCTGGCTGTTATGCAGGCGCTTCAGTTAAGCCAGGTCCGGCTCATTGGTTTTTCCATGGGGGGAGCTGTAGTCACACGCTACATGAGCAGGCACCGGGGATTTGGCGTCAATCAGTTGATCTTAATCGGAGCAGCTACACCCCGGTTCACGCCAACCAGCGACTTCCCTTATGGTACTCCTGTCACAGAGGTAGATAAACTCATCAAACAAGCCTATACAGATCGCCCACAATTGGTAACTTCTTTTGGCGAAATGTTGTTTGCCAATCCCGTCAGCCAGAGCTTACGCGACTGGTTACGTGATCAGGGCTTTGCGGCTTCAGTTCATAGCATGGCTTGTACTTTGTATTCACTACGTGACTCTGATTTGCGTCCTGATTTGCCATGTATACACGTGCCTACTTGGATTCTACACGGCAAGCTGGATCGGGTCTGTCCTTTCCCCCTGGCTGTCCAAACTCAAAAAGGAATCGCCGGATCAAAGCTTATTCCTTTCGAACGTAGCGGCCACGGTGTATTCTACGAAGCGCTACCTGAATTTAATTCTATCTTACTGAGCATACTAGCCCCATCCTACACACCATAA
- a CDS encoding cold-shock protein has protein sequence MYNSRKKPMDEIPEEITTVWNCASDTCNGWMRDNFAFSVEPTCPICGSAMVKGEKKLAVLNNTSFNHTKQS, from the coding sequence ATGTACAATTCACGGAAAAAGCCAATGGATGAGATTCCTGAGGAAATTACAACTGTCTGGAATTGCGCCAGCGATACATGTAACGGCTGGATGCGGGATAACTTCGCTTTTTCTGTCGAGCCGACATGCCCCATTTGCGGTTCTGCCATGGTGAAGGGCGAGAAAAAGCTGGCAGTTTTAAATAATACGAGCTTCAATCATACCAAACAATCCTAA
- a CDS encoding stalk domain-containing protein codes for MKKHTVTAALAGLLVLSSAVPALAAETKPATGIQVWVDGKKEAYKIAPIVRNKQVLIPLRQLASSLGIPLDAKHITFNTARQSTTIRYDQATVVLVSGSPEAQINGIKVPLSTSTILTKQGVTYVPVDVVKEAWGKQVIWDPASQTVQIGVSNKDKVIEIVKSFETGDTKAAETWISKDQYIQHNLSFASGRDALLQGISQAKGANVQVEIQRVIQDGNDVAVHYKESIAGKTSIVFDIFRFDSNGKIVEHWDNMQDSAPANPSGHTMIDGTTQITDLNQTETNKTLIRKFVDDVLVGKNRAALESYYNGDHYIQHNPLFGDGVSNLKQAFSAAGSQGASFGYDQVHMVIGEGNFVLVVSELTSSKGTSAAVYDLFRVENGKVAEHWDVVQEVPAKTEWKNTNGKF; via the coding sequence ATGAAAAAACATACGGTTACTGCCGCACTCGCTGGCTTGCTCGTGCTATCTTCTGCTGTACCGGCCTTGGCGGCCGAAACAAAACCCGCTACAGGTATTCAGGTTTGGGTAGATGGCAAGAAGGAGGCTTACAAAATTGCGCCTATCGTGAGAAATAAGCAAGTCTTAATTCCCCTGAGACAATTGGCCTCCAGTTTGGGAATTCCGTTGGATGCCAAGCATATTACATTCAATACGGCGCGACAAAGCACGACCATCCGATATGATCAGGCGACGGTTGTACTGGTGTCTGGCAGCCCGGAAGCGCAAATCAACGGGATTAAAGTGCCACTGTCCACCTCGACCATCTTGACCAAGCAAGGGGTAACCTATGTACCGGTTGATGTCGTCAAAGAAGCATGGGGCAAGCAAGTGATTTGGGACCCGGCCAGCCAAACGGTGCAAATCGGGGTGAGTAATAAGGATAAGGTCATTGAAATCGTGAAAAGCTTTGAAACCGGAGACACGAAAGCGGCCGAGACTTGGATCAGCAAGGATCAGTACATTCAGCACAATCTGAGCTTTGCTAGCGGAAGAGATGCGTTGCTGCAAGGGATTAGCCAGGCGAAGGGTGCCAATGTACAGGTTGAAATCCAACGTGTAATTCAGGATGGTAATGATGTAGCGGTTCATTATAAAGAATCCATTGCAGGGAAAACGAGCATTGTTTTTGATATTTTCCGCTTCGATAGCAATGGTAAAATTGTTGAGCATTGGGACAACATGCAGGACTCGGCTCCAGCCAATCCAAGCGGACACACCATGATTGATGGAACAACACAGATCACGGATCTCAACCAAACTGAGACGAACAAAACACTGATCCGCAAGTTTGTGGATGATGTCCTGGTTGGCAAAAATCGTGCTGCATTGGAAAGCTACTATAACGGTGACCATTACATTCAACATAATCCTCTTTTTGGTGACGGTGTATCCAATTTGAAACAAGCATTTTCCGCAGCGGGAAGCCAAGGAGCTTCTTTTGGATATGATCAGGTTCACATGGTCATTGGAGAAGGCAACTTTGTGCTGGTTGTGAGTGAATTGACATCGTCTAAGGGAACTTCAGCCGCTGTTTATGATCTGTTCCGGGTAGAGAACGGCAAGGTAGCGGAGCATTGGGACGTAGTTCAGGAGGTTCCAGCTAAAACAGAGTGGAAAAATACAAACGGCAAGTTTTAA